The following proteins come from a genomic window of Miscanthus floridulus cultivar M001 chromosome 2, ASM1932011v1, whole genome shotgun sequence:
- the LOC136535938 gene encoding scarecrow-like protein 9, translated as MGLDNTYGELSGMFCGGLSYDGYADHSSASDYFRFTDPLPAVVPQMAAEACSNPSSTVSRANTETDNPEDWEFISDESLNYISRMLMEEDIDEKVSMYQAESAALRAAAKPFYDILGHKFPPSPDHQPIPWSMDSPSESSSSICTQSVASTVTSSSIGGTVDSNWRYDVGRSEQLEAYRGLCGQSSQPLVGTSTDASNAVDVLEDPLITSGQIPEYLFESLPTWDFRRGIEEAQKFLPDSNTLVIDLEAGGVARPQEARKDVSLNAKKADVLKAKKNRQSEDLDLMEGRNFKQSAFCSDEPDWIEMFDDLLRQTEKKATDLRELMRNEASKNSQVTQTKGPSGPRPRGRKPSKKDVVDLRTILIHCAQAVAADDRRTANELLKQIRYHSKPNGDGSQRLAHCFADGLEARLAGTGSQLYRMLIAKRTTASDMLKAYHLYLAACPFKRLSHFLSNQTILSMIKNASKVHIIDFGIYFGFQWPCLIRRLSKREGGPPVLRITGIDVPQPGFRPSERIEETGRRLAEYAAKFKVPFEYQGIASKWETIRVEDLKVGKDEVVIVNCLYRFRNLIDETVAVDSPRNRVLNTIRQVNPAIFIHGIVNGSYSVPFFITRFREALFHFSALFDMLETTVPRDDPQRALIEREMFGREALNVIACEGSDRVERPETYKQWQVRNLRAGFVQSPLNQEIVMKAKDKVKDIYHKDFVIDEDSGWLLQGWKGRIIYAISTWKPKKN; from the coding sequence ATGGGTCTGGATAATACGTATGGGGAGCTATCTGGCATGTTCTGTGGAGGCCTGTCTTATGATGGCTACGCAGACCACAGCAGCGCAAGTGATTATTTCAGGTTCACCGATCCACTTCCTGCAGTTGTGCCCCAGATGGCAGCAGAAGCCTGTTCAAATCCTTCCTCCACTGTGTCAAGGGCCAACACTGAAACTGACAACCCGGAGGATTGGGAATTCATCTCAGATGAGTCCCTCAACTATATTAGCCGGATGCTCATGGAGGAGGATATCGATGAGAAAGTCAGCATGTACCAGGCGGAGTCGGCGGCACTGCGTGCTGCTGCAAAGCCGTTCTATGACATTCTTGGGCACAAGTTTCCACCGTCTCCTGATCACCAGCCGATCCCTTGGTCCATGGACAGCCCCAGTGAGAGTAGCAGTAGCATTTGTACACAATCTGTGGCAAGTACTGTCACTAGCAGCAGCATTGGTGGCACAGTGGATAGCAACTGGCGCTACGACGTTGGACGCAGTGAGCAGTTGGAAGCTTATCGAGGCTTGTGTGGTCAGTCTTCTCAGCCGCTTGTTGGTACATCAACTGATGCTTCCAATGCAGTGGATGTGCTAGAAGACCCTTTGATCACGAGTGGCCAGATCCCTGAGTATTTGTTTGAGAGCCTTCCAACTTGGGATTTCAGGAGAGGCATTGAGGAAGCCCAGAAGTTTCTTCCTGATAGCAATACACTAGTGATTGATTTAGAAGCTGGTGGTGTCGCAAGACCTCAAGAAGCAAGGAAAGATGTTTCTTTGAATGCCAAAAAGGCAGATGTATTGAAGGCCAAGAAAAACAGACAGAGTGAAGACCTTGACCTGATGGAAGGCCGGAACTTTAAACAGTCTGCATTTTGTTCCGATGAACCTGATTGGATTGAGATGTTTGATGATCTGCTTCGGCAAACCGAGAAGAAGGCTACAGATCTGCGAGAGCTGATGCGCAATGAAGCTTCCAAGAATTCTCAGGTCACTCAGACGAAAGGACCAAGTGGGCCACGGCCACGGGGAAGGAAACCATCAAAGAAGGATGTGGTGGACCTTAGGACCATCCTCATCCACTGTGCACAGGCTGTGGCAGCAGATGACCGCAGAACTGCTAATGAATTGTTAAAGCAAATAAGGTACCATTCCAAGCCAAACGGCGATGGATCCCAGAGGTTAGCACATTGTTTTGCAGATGGTCTTGAGGCTCGTTTGGCAGGCACAGGGAGTCAGCTTTACCGTATGCTTATAGCAAAACGTACAACTGCCTCAGACATGCTTAAAGCCTACCACCTCTACCTTGCAGCATGCCCATTCAAGAGGCTTTCACATTTTCTTTCCAATCAAACAATCTTGAGTATGATTAAAAATGCATCAAAGGTGCATATCATTGACTTCGGCATTTATTTCGGCTTCCAATGGCCATGCTTAATCAGGCGTCTCTCCAAGAGGGAAGGCGGTCCACCTGTTCTGCGCATCACTGGAATTGATGTACCTCAGCCAGGTTTCCGCCCTTCCGAGAGAATTGAAGAGACTGGACGAAGGCTTGCAGAATATGCTGCAAAGTTCAAGGTGCCTTTTGAGTATCAGGGAATAGCATCAAAGTGGGAAACCATCCGAGTTGAGGATCTCAAAGTTGGCAAGGACGAAGTTGTGATTGTTAATTGCCTATACAGATTCAGAAACCTGATTGATGAAACAGTTGCTGTAGACAGTCCTAGGAATAGAGTGCTCAACACAATAAGGCAAGTAAACCCAGCGATTTTCATCCATGGAATTGTGAATGGGTCATACAGTGTTCCCTTCTTCATCACACGTTTCCGTGAGGCACTGTTCCATTTCTCTGCattgtttgacatgctagagaCAACTGTCCCACGGGATGATCCCCAGCGCGCACTCATAGAGAGGGAAATGTTTGGCCGAGAGGCACTCAATGTTATTGCATGTGAGGGTTCAGACAGAGTTGAGAGACCCGAGACATACAAACAGTGGCAGGTGAGGAACCTCAGAGCTGGATTTGTTCAGTCTCCGTTAAACCAAGAAATTGTGATGAAAGCCAAGGACAAAGTAAAAGACATTTATCACAAGGACTTCGTCATAGATGAAGACAGTGGGTGGCTCCTGCAAGGCTGGAAAGGAAGGATAATCTATGCGATATCTACATGGAAGCCTAAGAAGAACTAG